CAGCTCGCGGCAACCCGGCACGTCCGTGGCCACCATCGCCTTGCCGCACGCCGCCGCTTCCAGCAGCACCTTGGGGAGCCCTTCGCCGTACCACGACGGGAGGCACACGACGGCGGCGGAGCCGATCACGGCGGCCATGTCGGCGCGCGCCCCCCACCACTCCACCTCGCCCGCCCCAGACCACGCCCGCAGCGTCTCTTCGCTCAGCGAGCTGCGATGCGCGGGGTCCGGCTTGCCGACCAGGACGAAGCGCGCGGAAACGCCGCGCGCACGGAGCTCCCGTGCCGCGGCGGCGAAGTCACCGACTCCCTTTTCGCGCATCATCCGGCCCGCGTAGAGCACGACCGGCGCGCCGCCGGGCTCCGGCACCGGCGCGAACGCCTCCAGGTCCACACCCGACCCACGGATCACGGCGGAGCGGCCGGGCCGGGCAGCGCCCGCGCGCGTCAGCAGATCCAGGTCGTCGCGATTCTGGAAGATGATGCGCGCGCGCCGGTGCCCCGCAGCCAGCCGCAGCAGCAGGAGGATCAGGCGGCGCAGAAAGGGGGCCTTCCACGAACGCGAAGTGAACGCCATCCCCAGGCCGGTGATGGTGTTCGCGCACACGGCCCGACCGCTG
This genomic window from Longimicrobium sp. contains:
- a CDS encoding glycosyltransferase family 4 protein; the encoded protein is MSTSAPASLAGVRFLFLLLDWDDFRRNRLALAHVLREAGADVTVMMDTGGMPEEVADGFRIIPWFVARGSINPLTELRSLAQVLAAYRRHRPDLVHHFALKPVIYGGIAARLSGRAVCANTITGLGMAFTSRSWKAPFLRRLILLLLRLAAGHRRARIIFQNRDDLDLLTRAGAARPGRSAVIRGSGVDLEAFAPVPEPGGAPVVLYAGRMMREKGVGDFAAAARELRARGVSARFVLVGKPDPAHRSSLSEETLRAWSGAGEVEWWGARADMAAVIGSAAVVCLPSWYGEGLPKVLLEAAACGKAMVATDVPGCRELVIDGETGILVPPRDPAALARALARLLNDPELRRTLGSNARLAAETEFGADQVVRETLAVYEELLAIRSPGDEGR